A stretch of Longimicrobium terrae DNA encodes these proteins:
- a CDS encoding alpha/beta hydrolase produces the protein MIRRSLLRTWLRGAAVAGGLLLCATPVLAQRGAVLGGVPAQPRADGRYIIYLHGRIIEEKGPRPTDERFGIYEYQQILDTLAASGADVIAEQRPAGTDFRAFGSHVADQVRQLAAAGVPAERIAVVGFSKGGAIAIIAAALLRDPAVTFVFLAPCGDWVNGRDDVDVRGRILSIYEASDELGTSCEPLFSQARAPGEHREIRINTGGGHGAFYRPRPEWLAPLFQWIERR, from the coding sequence ATGATCCGCCGTTCCCTGCTCCGCACCTGGCTCCGCGGTGCCGCCGTCGCGGGCGGGCTCCTGCTTTGCGCCACGCCCGTGCTGGCGCAGCGCGGTGCCGTCCTCGGCGGCGTGCCGGCGCAGCCACGCGCCGATGGGCGGTACATCATCTACCTGCACGGCCGGATCATCGAGGAGAAGGGGCCGCGCCCCACGGACGAGCGCTTCGGGATCTACGAGTACCAGCAGATTCTGGACACGCTGGCGGCGTCCGGCGCCGATGTGATCGCGGAGCAGCGCCCGGCGGGCACGGACTTTCGCGCCTTTGGGTCTCACGTGGCGGACCAGGTGCGCCAGCTTGCAGCCGCGGGCGTGCCGGCGGAGCGGATCGCGGTGGTGGGCTTTTCCAAGGGCGGGGCCATCGCGATCATCGCCGCGGCGCTGCTCAGGGATCCGGCCGTCACGTTCGTGTTCCTGGCCCCCTGCGGCGACTGGGTGAACGGCCGCGACGACGTGGACGTGCGCGGGCGCATTCTCTCCATCTACGAAGCGTCGGACGAGTTGGGGACGTCGTGCGAGCCGCTGTTTTCGCAGGCGCGTGCGCCGGGCGAGCACCGCGAGATCCGCATTAACACGGGCGGGGGGCACGGCGCGTTCTACCGGCCGCGCCCGGAGTGGCTGGCGCCGCTGTTTCAGTGGATCGAACGGCGGTAG